From the genome of Pseudomonas migulae:
CTGGAGTTCCGCGTACAGACCGTGCGTCGTCGCCTGCAATTCCGCCTCGACAAGGTCGAGCGTCGCCTGCACCTGTTGGACGGTTTGTTGATTGCCTACCTCAACCTGGATGAAGTGATCCACATCATCCGCACCGAGGAGCACCCGAAAGCCGCCCTGATTGCGCGTTTCGCCCTGAGCGAAATCCAGGCCGAGTACATTCTCGACACCCGTTTGCGTCAGTTGGCGCGACTGGAAGAAATGAAGCTGCGCTCCGAGCAGGATGAACTGCTCAAGGAACAAGCCAAGCTGCAAGCCCTGCTGGGCAGCGAAGCCAAGTTGAAAAAACTGGTGCGCACCGAGCTGATCAAAGACGCCGAAACCTACGGCGACGACCGTCGTTCGCCGATCGTCGAGCGCACCGAAGCCAAGGCCCTGACCGAACACGATCTGCTGCCGAACGAAAAAGTAACGGTCGTGCTGTCGGAAAAAGGCTGGGTTCGCTCCGCCAAGGGGCATGAAATCGACGCGACCGGGCTTTCGTACAAGGCCGGGGACGGTTTCAAGGCCCTGGCGCCCGGCCGCTCCAACCAGTTTGCAGTGTTTATCGACTCCACCGGTCGCAGCTATTCGGTGGCCTCGCACACATTGCCATCGGCCCGTGGCCAGGGCGAACCGTTGACCGGTCGTCTGACACCGCCGCCCGGCGCGACGTTTGAATGCGTGCTGATGCCGGAAGACGATTCGCTGTACGTGATCGCTTCCGACGCCGGTTACGGTTTCGTGGTCAAGGGTGAGGACTTCCAGGCCAAGAACAAGGCGGGTAAAGCGCTGCTGAGCTTGCCGAACAACTCGAAGGTCATTCTGCCGCGCCCGGTAGCTGATCGTGAGAACAACTGGCTGGCCTCGGTGACCACCGAAGGTCGCCTGCTGATCTTCAAAATCAGCGATCTGCCACAATTAGGTAAGGGCAAAGGCAACAAGATCATCGGGATTTCCGGTGAACGCGTGGCCAGTCGCGAAGAATATGTCACGGACATCGCTGTGTTGCCGGAAGGTGCCACCCTGGTGCTACAGGCCGGAAAACGTACCTTGTCACTGAAAGCGGACGACCTCGAACACTACAAAGGTGAGCGTGGGCGTCGTGGTAACAAACTTCCACGGGGCTTCCAGAGGGTAGATGCACTGCTCGTCGAAAACCTCAATTAAGCGTCCTAGAGCGCTCGATCTACGATTTAACGCGTAGATCGACGCTTTGCCGCTGGAGTCGGAACGCATATTCACGGATGATATGGCCTTTCCAAGCGCCGGCGTGGCCGAGCGTTCTTCATATTTATTGAGTATTTTCACTGTGGTGAGCCTTGTGGCAACCACCTGGATGGGACGATGACTGCTCTGCGCCTTCCTTTTATTTTGATGCTCGCCGGCGTTCTTGGCCTGGCGGGCTGCAGCACTCACCAACCGGTGTCGCTGTATCAGCTGGACAGCGGAAGTCCGGCTCAGCCTGCGCAAAGCGCGGGCATGGCGGTATTGCTCGGCCCCGTAACGGTTGCCGACTACCTGCAACGTGAAACATTGCTGCAGCGTCAGCCGGATGGCAGCCTGCAGGCTTCGACCGATGGTCGTTGGGCGGGTAGCCTGTCTTCCGATATCGATCAGCTGTTGCTGCGTCAGGTAGCGGGGCATCTGGACAGTCAGCGCGTG
Proteins encoded in this window:
- the parC gene encoding DNA topoisomerase IV subunit A, which produces MSDSLDLSLDGVERRSLADFTENAYLNYSMYVIMDRALPHIGDGLKPVQRRIIYAMSELGLDADSKHKKSARTVGDVLGKFHPHGDSACYEAMVLMAQPFSYRYTLVDGQGNWGAPDDPKSFAAMRYTEARLSRYSEVLLSELGQGTADWGPNFDGTLDEPLVLPARLPNILLNGTTGIAVGMATDVPPHNLREVATACVRLLDEPKATVEQLCEHIQGPDYPTEAEIITPRADLLKMYETGKGSVRMRAVYHIEDGDIIVTALPHQVSGAKVLEQIAAMMQAKPSKAPQIADLRDESDHENPCRIVIIPGARKNFDHDALMQHLFASTELESSYRVNINIIGLDGKPQLKNLRALLVEWLEFRVQTVRRRLQFRLDKVERRLHLLDGLLIAYLNLDEVIHIIRTEEHPKAALIARFALSEIQAEYILDTRLRQLARLEEMKLRSEQDELLKEQAKLQALLGSEAKLKKLVRTELIKDAETYGDDRRSPIVERTEAKALTEHDLLPNEKVTVVLSEKGWVRSAKGHEIDATGLSYKAGDGFKALAPGRSNQFAVFIDSTGRSYSVASHTLPSARGQGEPLTGRLTPPPGATFECVLMPEDDSLYVIASDAGYGFVVKGEDFQAKNKAGKALLSLPNNSKVILPRPVADRENNWLASVTTEGRLLIFKISDLPQLGKGKGNKIIGISGERVASREEYVTDIAVLPEGATLVLQAGKRTLSLKADDLEHYKGERGRRGNKLPRGFQRVDALLVENLN